A genome region from Pongo pygmaeus isolate AG05252 chromosome 17, NHGRI_mPonPyg2-v2.0_pri, whole genome shotgun sequence includes the following:
- the MBD1 gene encoding methyl-CpG-binding domain protein 1 isoform X24, with protein sequence MELRTLDRLLLLPVASMAEDWLDCPALGPGWKRREVFRKSGATCGRSDTYYQSPTGDRIRSKVELTRYLGPACDLTLFDFKQGILCYPAPKAHPVVVASKKRKKPSRPAKTRKRQVGPQSGEVRKEAPRDETKADTDTAPASFPAPGCCENCGISFSGDGTQRQRLKTLCKDCRAQRIAFNREQRMFKRVGCGECAACQVTEDCGACSTCLLQLPHDVASGLFCKCERRRCLRIVERSRGCGVCRGCQTQEDCGRCPICLRPPRPGLRRQWKCVQRRCLRGKHARRKGGCDSKMAARRRPGAQPLPPPPPSQSPEPAEPHPRALAPSPPAEFIYYCVDEDELQPYTNRRQNRKCGACAACLRRMDCGRCDFCCDKPKFGGSNQKRQKCRWRQCLQFAMKRLLPSVWSESEDGAGSPPPYRRRKRPSSARRHHLGPTLKPTLVTRTAQPDHTQAPTKQEAGGGFVLPPPGTDLVFLREGASSPVQVPGPVAASTEALLQEAQCSGLSWVVALPQVKQEKADTQDEWTPGTAVLTSPVLVPGCPSKAVDPGLPSVKQEPPDPEEDKEENKDDSASKLAPEEEAGGAGTPVITEIFSLGGTRFRDTAVWLPRSKDLKKPGARKQ encoded by the exons ATGGAGCTCAGAACTCTTGACAG GCTACTGCTGCTTCCTGTGGCCTCCATGGCTGAGGACTGGCTGGACTGCCCGGCCCTGGGCCCTGGCTGGAAGCGCCGTGAAGTCTTTCGCAAGTCAGGGGCCACCTGTGGACGCTCAGACACCTATTACCAGAG CCCCACAGGAGACAGGATCCGAAGCAAAGTTGAGCTGACTCGATACCTGGGCCCTGCGTGTGATCTCACCCTCTTCGACTTCAAACAAGGCATCTTGTGCTATCCAGCCCCCAAG GCCCATCCCGTGGTGGTTGCCAGCAAGAAGCGAAAGAAGCCTTCAAGGCCAGCCAAGACTCGGAAACGTCAGGTTGGACCCCAGAGTGGTGAGGTCAGGAAGGAGGCCCCGAGGGATGAGACCAAGGCTGACACTGACACAGCCCCAGCTTCATTTCCTGCTCCTGG GTGCTGTGAGAACTGTGGAATCAGCTTCTCAGGGGATGGCACCCAAAGGCAGCGGCTCAAAACATTGTGCAAAGACTGTCGAG CACAGAGAATTGCCTTCAACCGGGAACAGAGAATGTTTAAG CGTGTGGGCTGTGGGGAGTGTGCAGCCTGCCAGGTAACAGAAGACTGTGGGGCCTGCTCCACCTGCCTCCTGCAGCTGCCCCATGATGTGGCATCGGGGCTGTTCTGCAAGTGTGAACGGAGACGCTGCCTCCGGATTGTGGAAAGG AGCCGAGGGTGTGGAGTATGCCGGGGCTGTCAGACCCAAGAGGATTGTGGCCGTTGCCCCATCTGCCTTCGCCCTCCCCGCCCTGGTCTCAGGCGCCAGTGGAAATGTGTCCAGCGACGTTGCCTACGG GGTAAACATGCCCGCCGCAAGGGAGGCTGTGACTCCAAGATGGCTGCCAGGCGGCGCCCCGGAGCCCAGCCACTGCCTCCACCACCCCCATCACAGTCCCCAGAGCCCGCAGAGCCG CACCCCAGAGCCCTGGCCCCCTCGCCACCTGCCGAGTTCATCTATTACTGTGTAGACGAGGACGAGCTA caGCCCTACACGAACCGCCGGCAGAACCGCAAGTGCGGGGCCTGTGCAGCCTGCCTACGGCGGATGGACTGTGGCCGCTGCGACTTCTGCTGCGACAAGCCCAAATTCGGGGGCAGCAACCAGAAGCGCCAGAAGTGTCGTTGGCGCCAATGCCTGCAGTTTGCCATG AAGCGGCTGCTGCCTAGTGTCTGGTCAGAGTCTGAGGATGGGGCAGGATCGCCCCCACCTTACCGTCGTCGAAAGAGGCCCAGCTCTGCCCGACGGCACCATCTTGGCCCTACCTTGAAGCCCACCTTGGTTACACGCACAGCCCAACCAGACCATACCCAGGCTCCAACGAAGCAGGAAGCAGGTGGTGGCTTTGTGCTGCCCCCGCCTGGCACTGACCTTGTGTTTTTACGGGAAGGCGCAAGCAGTCCTGTGCAGGTGCCGGGCCCTGTTGCAGCTTCCACAGAAGCCCTGTTGCAG GAGGCCCAGTGCTCTGGCCTGAGTTGGGTTGTGGCCTTACCCCAGGTGAAGCAAGAGAAGGCGGATACCCAGGACGAGTGGACACCAGGCACAGCTGTCCTGACTTCTCCCGTATTGGTGCCTGGCTGCCCTAGCAAG GCAGTAGACCCAGGCCTGCCATCTGTGAAGCAAGAGCCACCTGACCCTGAGGAGGACAAGGAGGAGAACAAGGATGACTCTGCCTCCAAATTGGCCccagaggaagaggcaggaggggCTGGCACACCCGTG ATCACGGAGATTTTCAGCCTGGGTGGAACCCGCTTCCGAGATACAGCAGTCTGGTTGCCAAG GTCCAAAGACCTTAAAAAACCTGGAGCTAGAAAGCAGTAG
- the MBD1 gene encoding methyl-CpG-binding domain protein 1 isoform X50, protein MELRTLDRLLLLPVASMAEDWLDCPALGPGWKRREVFRKSGATCGRSDTYYQSPTGDRIRSKVELTRYLGPACDLTLFDFKQGILCYPAPKAHPVVVASKKRKKPSRPAKTRKRQVGPQSGEVRKEAPRDETKADTDTAPASFPAPGCCENCGISFSGDGTQRQRLKTLCKDCRAQRIAFNREQRMFKRVGCGECAACQVTEDCGACSTCLLQLPHDVASGLFCKCERRRCLRIVERSRGCGVCRGCQTQEDCGRCPICLRPPRPGLRRQWKCVQRRCLRGKHARRKGGCDSKMAARRRPGAQPLPPPPPSQSPEPAEPHPRALAPSPPAEFIYYCVDEDELKRLLPSVWSESEDGAGSPPPYRRRKRPSSARRHHLGPTLKPTLVTRTAQPDHTQAPTKQEAGGGFVLPPPGTDLVFLREGASSPVQVPGPVAASTEALLQAVDPGLPSVKQEPPDPEEDKEENKDDSASKLAPEEEAGGAGTPVITEIFSLGGTRFRDTAVWLPRSKDLKKPGARKQ, encoded by the exons ATGGAGCTCAGAACTCTTGACAG GCTACTGCTGCTTCCTGTGGCCTCCATGGCTGAGGACTGGCTGGACTGCCCGGCCCTGGGCCCTGGCTGGAAGCGCCGTGAAGTCTTTCGCAAGTCAGGGGCCACCTGTGGACGCTCAGACACCTATTACCAGAG CCCCACAGGAGACAGGATCCGAAGCAAAGTTGAGCTGACTCGATACCTGGGCCCTGCGTGTGATCTCACCCTCTTCGACTTCAAACAAGGCATCTTGTGCTATCCAGCCCCCAAG GCCCATCCCGTGGTGGTTGCCAGCAAGAAGCGAAAGAAGCCTTCAAGGCCAGCCAAGACTCGGAAACGTCAGGTTGGACCCCAGAGTGGTGAGGTCAGGAAGGAGGCCCCGAGGGATGAGACCAAGGCTGACACTGACACAGCCCCAGCTTCATTTCCTGCTCCTGG GTGCTGTGAGAACTGTGGAATCAGCTTCTCAGGGGATGGCACCCAAAGGCAGCGGCTCAAAACATTGTGCAAAGACTGTCGAG CACAGAGAATTGCCTTCAACCGGGAACAGAGAATGTTTAAG CGTGTGGGCTGTGGGGAGTGTGCAGCCTGCCAGGTAACAGAAGACTGTGGGGCCTGCTCCACCTGCCTCCTGCAGCTGCCCCATGATGTGGCATCGGGGCTGTTCTGCAAGTGTGAACGGAGACGCTGCCTCCGGATTGTGGAAAGG AGCCGAGGGTGTGGAGTATGCCGGGGCTGTCAGACCCAAGAGGATTGTGGCCGTTGCCCCATCTGCCTTCGCCCTCCCCGCCCTGGTCTCAGGCGCCAGTGGAAATGTGTCCAGCGACGTTGCCTACGG GGTAAACATGCCCGCCGCAAGGGAGGCTGTGACTCCAAGATGGCTGCCAGGCGGCGCCCCGGAGCCCAGCCACTGCCTCCACCACCCCCATCACAGTCCCCAGAGCCCGCAGAGCCG CACCCCAGAGCCCTGGCCCCCTCGCCACCTGCCGAGTTCATCTATTACTGTGTAGACGAGGACGAGCTA AAGCGGCTGCTGCCTAGTGTCTGGTCAGAGTCTGAGGATGGGGCAGGATCGCCCCCACCTTACCGTCGTCGAAAGAGGCCCAGCTCTGCCCGACGGCACCATCTTGGCCCTACCTTGAAGCCCACCTTGGTTACACGCACAGCCCAACCAGACCATACCCAGGCTCCAACGAAGCAGGAAGCAGGTGGTGGCTTTGTGCTGCCCCCGCCTGGCACTGACCTTGTGTTTTTACGGGAAGGCGCAAGCAGTCCTGTGCAGGTGCCGGGCCCTGTTGCAGCTTCCACAGAAGCCCTGTTGCAG GCAGTAGACCCAGGCCTGCCATCTGTGAAGCAAGAGCCACCTGACCCTGAGGAGGACAAGGAGGAGAACAAGGATGACTCTGCCTCCAAATTGGCCccagaggaagaggcaggaggggCTGGCACACCCGTG ATCACGGAGATTTTCAGCCTGGGTGGAACCCGCTTCCGAGATACAGCAGTCTGGTTGCCAAG GTCCAAAGACCTTAAAAAACCTGGAGCTAGAAAGCAGTAG
- the MBD1 gene encoding methyl-CpG-binding domain protein 1 isoform X15, with amino-acid sequence MELRTLDRLLLLPVASMAEDWLDCPALGPGWKRREVFRKSGATCGRSDTYYQSPTGDRIRSKVELTRYLGPACDLTLFDFKQGILCYPAPKAHPVVVASKKRKKPSRPAKTRKRQVGPQSGEVRKEAPRDETKADTDTAPASFPAPGCCENCGISFSGDGTQRQRLKTLCKDCRAQRIAFNREQRMFKRVGCGECAACQVTEDCGACSTCLLQLPHDVASGLFCKCERRRCLRIVERSRGCGVCRGCQTQEDCGRCPICLRPPRPGLRRQWKCVQRRCLRHLAHRLRRRHQRCQRRTPLAVAPPTGKHARRKGGCDSKMAARRRPGAQPLPPPPPSQSPEPAEPHPRALAPSPPAEFIYYCVDEDELQPYTNRRQNRKCGACAACLRRMDCGRCDFCCDKPKFGGSNQKRQKCRWRQCLQFAMKRLLPSVWSESEDGAGSPPPYRRRKRPSSARRHHLGPTLKPTLVTRTAQPDHTQAPTKQEAGGGFVLPPPGTDLVFLREGASSPVQVPGPVAASTEALLQEAQCSGLSWVVALPQVKQEKADTQDEWTPGTAVLTSPVLVPGCPSKAVDPGLPSVKQEPPDPEEDKEENKDDSASKLAPEEEAGGAGTPVITEIFSLGGTRFRDTAVWLPRSKDLKKPGARKQ; translated from the exons ATGGAGCTCAGAACTCTTGACAG GCTACTGCTGCTTCCTGTGGCCTCCATGGCTGAGGACTGGCTGGACTGCCCGGCCCTGGGCCCTGGCTGGAAGCGCCGTGAAGTCTTTCGCAAGTCAGGGGCCACCTGTGGACGCTCAGACACCTATTACCAGAG CCCCACAGGAGACAGGATCCGAAGCAAAGTTGAGCTGACTCGATACCTGGGCCCTGCGTGTGATCTCACCCTCTTCGACTTCAAACAAGGCATCTTGTGCTATCCAGCCCCCAAG GCCCATCCCGTGGTGGTTGCCAGCAAGAAGCGAAAGAAGCCTTCAAGGCCAGCCAAGACTCGGAAACGTCAGGTTGGACCCCAGAGTGGTGAGGTCAGGAAGGAGGCCCCGAGGGATGAGACCAAGGCTGACACTGACACAGCCCCAGCTTCATTTCCTGCTCCTGG GTGCTGTGAGAACTGTGGAATCAGCTTCTCAGGGGATGGCACCCAAAGGCAGCGGCTCAAAACATTGTGCAAAGACTGTCGAG CACAGAGAATTGCCTTCAACCGGGAACAGAGAATGTTTAAG CGTGTGGGCTGTGGGGAGTGTGCAGCCTGCCAGGTAACAGAAGACTGTGGGGCCTGCTCCACCTGCCTCCTGCAGCTGCCCCATGATGTGGCATCGGGGCTGTTCTGCAAGTGTGAACGGAGACGCTGCCTCCGGATTGTGGAAAGG AGCCGAGGGTGTGGAGTATGCCGGGGCTGTCAGACCCAAGAGGATTGTGGCCGTTGCCCCATCTGCCTTCGCCCTCCCCGCCCTGGTCTCAGGCGCCAGTGGAAATGTGTCCAGCGACGTTGCCTACGG CACCTTGCTCACCGCCTGCGTCGCCGTCATCAGAGATGTCAGCGACGCACTCCCCTGGCTGTGGCTCCCCCAACT GGTAAACATGCCCGCCGCAAGGGAGGCTGTGACTCCAAGATGGCTGCCAGGCGGCGCCCCGGAGCCCAGCCACTGCCTCCACCACCCCCATCACAGTCCCCAGAGCCCGCAGAGCCG CACCCCAGAGCCCTGGCCCCCTCGCCACCTGCCGAGTTCATCTATTACTGTGTAGACGAGGACGAGCTA caGCCCTACACGAACCGCCGGCAGAACCGCAAGTGCGGGGCCTGTGCAGCCTGCCTACGGCGGATGGACTGTGGCCGCTGCGACTTCTGCTGCGACAAGCCCAAATTCGGGGGCAGCAACCAGAAGCGCCAGAAGTGTCGTTGGCGCCAATGCCTGCAGTTTGCCATG AAGCGGCTGCTGCCTAGTGTCTGGTCAGAGTCTGAGGATGGGGCAGGATCGCCCCCACCTTACCGTCGTCGAAAGAGGCCCAGCTCTGCCCGACGGCACCATCTTGGCCCTACCTTGAAGCCCACCTTGGTTACACGCACAGCCCAACCAGACCATACCCAGGCTCCAACGAAGCAGGAAGCAGGTGGTGGCTTTGTGCTGCCCCCGCCTGGCACTGACCTTGTGTTTTTACGGGAAGGCGCAAGCAGTCCTGTGCAGGTGCCGGGCCCTGTTGCAGCTTCCACAGAAGCCCTGTTGCAG GAGGCCCAGTGCTCTGGCCTGAGTTGGGTTGTGGCCTTACCCCAGGTGAAGCAAGAGAAGGCGGATACCCAGGACGAGTGGACACCAGGCACAGCTGTCCTGACTTCTCCCGTATTGGTGCCTGGCTGCCCTAGCAAG GCAGTAGACCCAGGCCTGCCATCTGTGAAGCAAGAGCCACCTGACCCTGAGGAGGACAAGGAGGAGAACAAGGATGACTCTGCCTCCAAATTGGCCccagaggaagaggcaggaggggCTGGCACACCCGTG ATCACGGAGATTTTCAGCCTGGGTGGAACCCGCTTCCGAGATACAGCAGTCTGGTTGCCAAG GTCCAAAGACCTTAAAAAACCTGGAGCTAGAAAGCAGTAG